A single region of the Phycisphaerae bacterium genome encodes:
- the metG gene encoding methionine--tRNA ligase — MAQRRFLITSALPYSNGRLHVGHVAGAYLPADTYVRYLRARGEDVRFICGSDDNGVAALIAARKEGKSVEELTAHFNHRQQADFEGIGIHFDVYGGTHQPEYVELHNKISQSFFQVIYGKGYFVKRMTEQLYDVQANQFLPDRYVKGTCYGCGAPGAYGDQCEACGISIDPMRLINPVSTITHTRPEPRATTHWYLQLGRLEEQLRAWLESKKQVAEGTPAWRDTVLNFSLGQIKQGLPERAMTRDLDWGVPVPLDDPDARGKVLYVWFDAPIGYVSFTAKLCQDRDGDWRDYEKWWKDPDCKIVHFIGEDNTVFHALTWPAVLMAEGSYQLPWQVVANAFLNIKFPGKEEEKISKSRGTAIWIEEYLKMFEADPLRYYLTAIAPESQQTVFDVDDFIARNNGELLNALGNFFNRTLTFANRYFEGKVPPTEPREEIDCNHMAAIAATAGRMTENLEAFRFKAALEDLMALARAGNVYFDAKQPWKQRKDNMAGCGTTINACIQTVKALTVLMAPFLPFSADKAAGMLNLGVRGVLPWSTATEELPTGHPLAEPVILFKKLDALELFGEATK; from the coding sequence ATGGCACAGCGACGATTTCTGATTACCTCGGCCCTCCCCTACTCGAACGGGCGGCTGCACGTCGGACATGTGGCCGGGGCGTATCTGCCGGCCGACACGTACGTCCGCTACCTGCGGGCCCGGGGCGAGGATGTCCGGTTCATCTGCGGCAGCGACGACAACGGTGTGGCCGCTCTGATCGCCGCCCGCAAGGAGGGCAAGAGCGTCGAGGAGTTGACCGCCCACTTCAATCATCGGCAGCAGGCCGACTTTGAGGGCATCGGCATTCACTTCGACGTGTACGGCGGCACGCATCAGCCGGAGTATGTCGAGCTGCACAACAAGATCAGCCAGTCTTTCTTCCAGGTGATCTACGGCAAGGGCTACTTCGTGAAGCGGATGACCGAGCAGCTCTATGATGTGCAGGCGAACCAGTTTCTGCCCGACCGGTACGTGAAGGGGACGTGTTACGGGTGCGGCGCGCCCGGAGCGTACGGTGATCAGTGCGAGGCGTGCGGTATTTCGATCGATCCGATGAGACTCATCAACCCGGTGAGCACGATCACTCATACCCGGCCGGAGCCGCGGGCGACGACGCACTGGTACCTGCAGCTCGGCCGGCTCGAGGAGCAGCTTCGGGCCTGGCTGGAGAGCAAGAAACAGGTTGCCGAAGGAACGCCGGCGTGGCGAGACACGGTGCTGAACTTCTCGCTTGGCCAGATCAAGCAGGGGTTGCCGGAGCGAGCGATGACCCGCGATCTTGACTGGGGTGTGCCCGTACCGCTCGATGATCCGGATGCCCGGGGCAAGGTGTTATACGTGTGGTTTGACGCCCCCATCGGTTACGTTTCGTTCACCGCCAAGCTTTGCCAGGACCGCGACGGCGATTGGCGGGACTACGAGAAGTGGTGGAAGGACCCGGACTGCAAGATTGTTCACTTCATCGGCGAGGACAACACGGTCTTCCACGCCCTGACCTGGCCGGCGGTGCTCATGGCCGAGGGCAGCTACCAGTTGCCCTGGCAGGTGGTGGCCAACGCGTTTCTGAACATCAAGTTTCCTGGCAAGGAAGAGGAGAAGATCAGCAAGAGCCGGGGCACGGCGATCTGGATCGAGGAGTACCTGAAGATGTTCGAGGCGGATCCGCTCCGGTACTATCTGACGGCCATCGCCCCGGAGAGTCAGCAGACGGTGTTTGACGTGGACGACTTCATTGCCCGCAACAACGGCGAGCTGCTTAACGCGCTGGGCAACTTCTTCAACCGCACGTTGACCTTCGCTAACCGCTACTTTGAGGGCAAGGTCCCGCCGACCGAACCCCGCGAGGAGATCGACTGCAACCACATGGCGGCCATTGCGGCGACGGCCGGGAGAATGACCGAGAATCTCGAGGCGTTCCGGTTCAAGGCGGCGCTGGAGGATCTGATGGCCCTGGCCCGGGCGGGCAACGTGTACTTCGACGCGAAGCAGCCGTGGAAGCAGCGCAAGGACAACATGGCCGGCTGTGGCACCACGATCAACGCCTGCATCCAGACGGTCAAGGCGTTGACCGTGCTCATGGCCCCGTTCCTGCCGTTCTCGGCGGACAAAGCGGCGGGCATGCTGAATCTGGGCGTCCGGGGAGTGCTGCCGTGGTCGACGGCGACGGAGGAACTGCCCACCGGTCACCCGCTGGCCGAGCCGGTGATCCTGTTCAAGAAGCTGGATGCGCTGGAGCTGTTCGGCGAGGCGACGAAGTAG